The following are encoded together in the Sulfuricurvum sp. genome:
- a CDS encoding flagellar hook-length control protein FliK: MISSATNTKLSLLIPNTNKVLNEILKHATPEQLSDLKEHKDIKTFLSSLFNDKINNTKSDALLLDLLKNNPSFKTMGNFTDNLKSLLDNLKSDPQLAKKGEKLETFIQSASTLNSPLLKEKISHSGVFMESKIASLGTNPTPESLREIERDVKSQLLHLSDDLKGDDSPQSAQLQTKIDNLITQIDYHQLQSHLNASNSLYFPFAWDGLEKGSLSSKKGKSGKFYCEINLTLKEYGDIDLMMALYEQNNLDIQIHTEKPELKKVLKENLSSLKSLLQEAELVLRNIRIVENKEILTPVSNAYNQNDGDNYTGFEVTV, from the coding sequence ATGATTTCATCAGCTACCAATACCAAACTCTCCTTGCTCATCCCCAATACCAACAAAGTATTAAACGAAATTCTCAAACACGCAACCCCTGAGCAGTTAAGTGATCTCAAAGAGCATAAAGATATTAAAACATTTCTTTCCTCATTGTTTAATGATAAAATCAATAACACAAAATCAGATGCCCTCCTCCTCGATCTTCTCAAAAACAACCCTTCATTTAAAACGATGGGGAACTTTACCGATAATCTCAAATCACTTTTAGACAATCTTAAATCAGACCCTCAACTTGCTAAAAAAGGAGAAAAGCTTGAAACATTTATCCAATCAGCATCGACACTCAATTCTCCTCTACTCAAAGAGAAAATATCCCATTCAGGGGTATTCATGGAATCCAAAATAGCCTCTTTGGGTACTAATCCAACTCCTGAATCTTTAAGAGAGATAGAGCGTGATGTTAAATCTCAGCTCTTGCATCTAAGTGACGACCTAAAAGGGGATGATTCCCCACAATCTGCACAACTTCAAACCAAAATTGATAATCTTATTACTCAAATCGACTATCATCAACTTCAATCCCATCTCAATGCCTCCAATTCTCTCTATTTTCCATTTGCATGGGATGGGCTTGAAAAAGGTTCTCTCTCTTCTAAAAAAGGGAAAAGTGGAAAGTTTTATTGTGAAATAAATCTTACCCTCAAAGAGTATGGAGATATTGATCTTATGATGGCGCTGTATGAGCAAAATAATCTCGATATTCAGATTCATACCGAGAAACCTGAACTTAAAAAAGTTTTAAAAGAGAACCTTTCTTCCCTCAAATCTCTCCTTCAAGAAGCAGAATTGGTTTTACGTAATATTCGAATTGTTGAGAACAAAGAGATACTTACCCCTGTATCAAATGCCTATAATCAAAATGATGGAGATAACTACACCGGATTTGAGGTTACGGTATGA
- a CDS encoding DUF2018 family protein yields the protein MASYEALFEDEDDIFGGTPESKYWDIHKQLSADLVRFEFDEIIAKMAAMEQMLMEHYNEDDLDKLVDRYIASNPQIIDNRKKSLYMEYAGRLIYKLAD from the coding sequence ATGGCATCATACGAAGCACTTTTTGAAGATGAAGATGATATTTTCGGAGGGACACCCGAATCGAAGTATTGGGATATCCACAAACAGTTGAGTGCTGATTTGGTACGATTTGAGTTTGATGAGATTATTGCTAAAATGGCGGCAATGGAGCAGATGTTGATGGAACATTATAATGAAGATGATTTGGATAAATTGGTGGATCGATATATTGCATCTAATCCACAAATCATAGACAACCGTAAAAAAAGTCTCTATATGGAATATGCAGGACGTTTAATCTACAAACTTGCCGATTGA
- a CDS encoding response regulator: protein MTVLIVDDSKIIRMLLTNVLTNFLGGHNIFLEAENGAVAMQYMENHKVDLMMLDWNMPVMSGEAVVDAVRSNPKYKNTRIIMATTEGGREDVLRMIKKGVNGYLVKPFKEPNIIKAVEALRIR from the coding sequence ATGACTGTATTAATCGTAGATGATAGTAAAATCATCCGTATGCTCTTAACCAATGTTTTAACAAATTTTTTAGGTGGACACAATATTTTTTTGGAAGCGGAAAACGGCGCCGTTGCTATGCAATATATGGAAAATCATAAAGTTGATTTAATGATGCTCGATTGGAATATGCCCGTTATGAGTGGCGAGGCCGTAGTCGATGCAGTTCGTTCCAATCCTAAGTATAAAAATACCCGTATTATTATGGCTACAACAGAAGGTGGAAGAGAAGATGTCCTGAGAATGATTAAAAAAGGGGTGAACGGTTATCTCGTAAAGCCTTTTAAAGAGCCCAATATCATTAAAGCAGTGGAAGCGTTACGGATACGTTAA
- a CDS encoding EscU/YscU/HrcU family type III secretion system export apparatus switch protein: MKKAVALRYDTTKENAPKVVAKGKGESAESIIKIAELHNLPIQKNEDLVELLSKVEIDHEIPEKLYVAVAEVFKFLYNVTRTSPKN, translated from the coding sequence ATGAAAAAAGCAGTTGCGCTTCGATACGATACGACCAAAGAAAACGCACCAAAAGTAGTTGCAAAAGGGAAAGGTGAGAGTGCAGAAAGTATCATCAAGATAGCTGAGCTTCATAATCTCCCCATTCAAAAAAATGAAGATCTCGTCGAATTACTCAGTAAAGTTGAAATCGACCATGAAATCCCTGAAAAACTTTACGTTGCAGTAGCGGAAGTTTTTAAGTTTCTCTATAATGTTACCCGCACATCGCCAAAAAACTAG
- a CDS encoding YcgN family cysteine cluster protein, translating into MLNTTNNRFWETKSLKELSKEEWEMLCDGCGLCCLHRLQGEEEDAPILTTRVVCRCYDLQNGGCSNYPERFKLVEECTQLTIDRAAEFDWLPPTCAYRLRYHNQPLPSWHPLNSGIQSSVKPYSVFSLSPVLETENIDLEDFLIS; encoded by the coding sequence ATGTTGAACACAACAAATAATCGCTTTTGGGAGACAAAATCTCTCAAAGAACTGAGCAAAGAAGAGTGGGAGATGCTGTGTGATGGGTGCGGATTATGCTGTCTGCACCGTTTACAAGGTGAAGAAGAGGATGCTCCTATCCTCACCACCAGAGTTGTATGCCGATGCTATGATTTACAAAACGGTGGATGCAGTAACTATCCAGAACGGTTCAAACTCGTCGAAGAGTGTACGCAACTCACTATTGATCGTGCGGCTGAATTTGATTGGCTCCCACCCACCTGCGCCTATCGTTTACGCTATCACAACCAACCACTCCCCTCATGGCATCCTCTTAACAGTGGAATACAAAGCAGTGTAAAACCGTATAGTGTATTTTCATTATCGCCAGTTCTTGAAACAGAAAATATTGATTTAGAAGATTTTTTAATATCCTAA
- a CDS encoding trypsin-like peptidase domain-containing protein: MSRLTFILSFIFTFIYASEHPIAQKAEQLIPSVVKVKIQRNDTIYEETELIQSDSGGSGFVIDEDHHILTNEHVIKDGKKIFIIDHNNTEHIATLVAKDEKSDIAILSVPSFHAPKLPISAESNLSIGDDVFVIGAPYSLTSSVTVGIISALKRSLHNYPYHYFIQTDAAINPGNSGGPLFNTQGEVIGIAAMTFSRSGNYTNIGFAIPIEDALSITQTLLKEKNILRGYMGATLLISDKVSRRIGHPYSCLITSVEKNSPAEVAGLRVGDSILGVNNEKFTDHEMLHRFLYRSHPNDLLTLNYIRNKKILSTTLTLGSATPSQEKENNIGRGDKAEKLGFIVNENSEGLIISYSYGNAKTAGFISGDTIVSLNTFPIKTIKEFNTQLSKLGENDLGFITIRRNKESALLPIGSKTALQAYATNN; the protein is encoded by the coding sequence ATGTCACGACTCACTTTTATACTCTCTTTCATTTTTACGTTTATCTATGCCTCAGAACATCCTATTGCACAAAAAGCAGAACAGCTTATCCCCTCTGTAGTCAAAGTAAAAATACAACGTAACGATACAATTTATGAAGAAACTGAACTCATCCAAAGTGACTCAGGGGGATCAGGATTTGTGATTGATGAGGATCACCATATTCTTACCAATGAACATGTCATTAAAGATGGGAAAAAAATATTTATCATTGATCATAATAATACTGAGCACATCGCAACACTCGTCGCTAAAGATGAAAAATCCGATATAGCTATTTTAAGTGTCCCTAGCTTTCATGCACCAAAACTTCCTATTTCTGCAGAGTCAAACCTCTCGATAGGGGATGATGTTTTTGTTATCGGAGCACCTTATTCACTCACTTCCAGTGTCACTGTCGGGATAATCAGTGCACTTAAACGCTCACTGCACAACTATCCCTATCACTATTTTATTCAAACCGATGCGGCAATCAATCCCGGAAATTCAGGGGGACCATTATTCAATACACAAGGAGAAGTTATCGGGATCGCTGCTATGACATTTTCCCGATCCGGAAATTATACTAATATCGGTTTTGCTATTCCTATAGAGGATGCTCTCTCCATCACACAAACACTCCTTAAAGAAAAGAATATACTACGAGGCTATATGGGTGCAACACTTCTTATTTCTGACAAGGTTTCACGCCGTATAGGACATCCATATTCATGTCTTATTACCTCCGTAGAGAAAAATAGCCCGGCAGAGGTGGCAGGACTTCGTGTAGGAGATAGCATTCTAGGGGTCAACAACGAAAAATTCACCGATCATGAAATGCTTCATCGATTCCTCTATCGTTCTCATCCCAATGATTTACTCACCCTTAACTATATACGGAATAAAAAAATATTATCGACAACGCTTACTCTAGGATCAGCAACCCCATCTCAAGAAAAAGAGAACAACATCGGAAGGGGTGACAAAGCTGAAAAACTAGGTTTTATTGTTAATGAAAATTCTGAGGGGCTTATTATCAGTTATAGTTATGGAAATGCCAAAACAGCAGGTTTTATAAGCGGAGACACTATTGTCTCTCTCAATACATTCCCTATTAAAACTATCAAAGAGTTCAATACTCAGCTCTCAAAACTGGGAGAAAACGATCTTGGATTTATCACCATTCGCCGCAACAAAGAGTCTGCACTCTTGCCCATTGGTTCTAAAACAGCACTGCAAGCGTATGCTACAAACAATTAA
- a CDS encoding GGDEF domain-containing protein, whose product MKNLYDKHIQVTEEIKKRIGTMKVVLPASYGKLYSHIAQHYALELHPEELLTSEMLDEKMVHHIVTLSNCADNALEAMETQDIAKLQEVIKETQKLKIDMAELTKIIYEDSLTKSYNRKWLEDTFLNNDKLLMRQRGVIAIIDLNKFKIINDNYGHIVGDKVLMHVAKRLQETGGKVVRYGGDEFIVVFDTDENIVDVNTTIELIIDDCENKSFMVEGESFKISFSYGIAEFEVGSEFHLVLNAADKAMYRYKNIKG is encoded by the coding sequence ATGAAAAATTTATACGATAAGCATATCCAAGTTACCGAAGAGATAAAAAAGAGAATCGGTACTATGAAGGTTGTATTACCGGCAAGTTATGGGAAGCTGTATAGCCATATCGCCCAACATTATGCCCTTGAACTTCATCCTGAGGAGTTATTGACTTCAGAGATGTTGGATGAAAAAATGGTGCACCATATTGTCACTTTAAGCAATTGTGCAGATAATGCTTTAGAAGCGATGGAAACCCAAGACATTGCTAAACTTCAAGAGGTAATCAAAGAGACCCAAAAACTCAAAATTGATATGGCAGAACTTACTAAAATTATTTATGAAGACTCTCTGACGAAAAGTTATAATCGCAAATGGCTTGAAGATACATTTCTAAATAACGATAAGCTTTTAATGCGTCAACGTGGTGTGATTGCAATTATTGATCTCAACAAATTCAAAATTATAAATGATAATTATGGACATATTGTTGGAGACAAAGTGTTAATGCATGTCGCTAAAAGGCTCCAAGAAACAGGAGGTAAAGTAGTTCGTTATGGTGGCGATGAATTTATCGTTGTCTTTGATACCGATGAAAATATTGTTGATGTTAATACGACTATTGAATTAATTATTGATGATTGCGAGAATAAATCATTTATGGTTGAAGGGGAAAGTTTTAAAATTAGCTTTTCGTATGGTATTGCAGAATTTGAAGTAGGTTCAGAATTTCATCTTGTCCTTAATGCCGCCGACAAGGCGATGTATCGGTATAAAAATATTAAAGGTTAA
- a CDS encoding DUF523 and DUF1722 domain-containing protein, which translates to MKIAVSACLLGEKIRYDGGDKHNRFITDELGQFAEFIPFCPEHLAFGTPRPSIRLIDINSEIKIYSNKNGDDLTVQLEKRSQEEMKKLQSEKLCGIIFKSKSPSCGLKSSKLYLDNGMLKGKVAGIFAHMCRNNYPLLPMEEEGRLEDMWLRENFIMEIFAYNAIEKLKESNPSLNDLVKFHTINKFMLQAKNEKLYRYLGNLVGNNNNYPFEKMLETYEIGFKMAISTKSSIKRTRNVLEHLAGFFKKVLDKNEKEILHTQINDYSAKILPLIVPVSTILLYAHKYDITYLLDQTFLNPYPKTFALRSHISSGK; encoded by the coding sequence ATGAAAATCGCTGTATCCGCATGTTTACTAGGAGAAAAAATCCGTTATGACGGAGGGGATAAACATAACCGTTTTATTACTGATGAGCTGGGTCAATTTGCTGAGTTCATCCCCTTTTGTCCGGAACACTTAGCCTTTGGCACTCCACGTCCCTCAATCCGTCTCATCGACATCAACTCAGAAATCAAAATATACTCCAATAAAAATGGTGATGATCTCACTGTACAACTCGAAAAAAGAAGTCAAGAGGAGATGAAAAAACTCCAATCAGAAAAACTATGCGGTATTATTTTTAAATCAAAATCACCGAGTTGTGGATTAAAAAGTAGCAAACTGTATCTCGATAACGGTATGCTCAAGGGGAAAGTAGCTGGTATTTTTGCACATATGTGCCGTAATAATTATCCCCTTTTGCCAATGGAAGAAGAGGGACGATTAGAAGATATGTGGTTAAGAGAAAATTTCATAATGGAAATTTTTGCCTATAATGCAATCGAAAAGCTAAAAGAGAGCAATCCATCTCTCAACGATTTAGTTAAGTTTCATACGATCAATAAGTTCATGCTCCAAGCCAAAAATGAAAAGCTTTACCGTTATCTTGGTAACCTCGTAGGGAATAATAACAATTATCCCTTTGAAAAAATGTTGGAGACGTATGAAATTGGCTTTAAAATGGCTATCTCTACCAAAAGTTCCATAAAACGTACCCGTAATGTACTCGAGCACCTTGCAGGTTTTTTCAAAAAAGTACTCGATAAAAATGAGAAAGAGATACTCCATACGCAAATCAATGATTATTCAGCTAAAATTCTCCCCCTGATTGTCCCTGTCTCAACCATTCTTCTCTATGCACATAAATACGACATTACCTATCTTCTCGATCAAACATTTTTAAATCCCTATCCAAAAACCTTTGCTCTACGTTCCCACATAAGCAGTGGAAAGTAG